From the genome of Tepidamorphus gemmatus, one region includes:
- a CDS encoding LacI family DNA-binding transcriptional regulator: protein MKERAKRERSRVGLREVAAIAGVSTATVSRVINRPESVSDDLRRRVTMVIDQLGWVPNAAARALSSQRTGAIGAIFPALALGDFARAIDAMQDALAERNFLLLLARSRYDADLEYRLVRKLAERGVDGLILVGSTRSHDYEDFLSKLEIPYVNSFVYHEGSEVPCVGPDNRAAMAEMADYLVSLGHRRFGMIAQTTRNNDRAAARRDGVQEALARYGIAIPPSAMREGEWSIGEGRRLFRQILDSPLRPTAVICGNSLLAIGAVLEATALGIRIPDEMSIVGYDDIEPMSELPVPITTVRVASDEVGRVAANTIVDMVEGVPGVVSRRIPSEIVVRASSGPAPSEQPLSSAARTGALT from the coding sequence ATGAAGGAGCGGGCGAAGCGCGAAAGGAGCCGCGTCGGACTGAGAGAGGTCGCCGCGATCGCCGGTGTTTCCACGGCGACAGTCTCGCGCGTCATCAACCGCCCGGAAAGCGTTTCCGACGATCTGCGCAGACGCGTGACAATGGTCATCGACCAACTCGGCTGGGTGCCGAATGCGGCGGCACGCGCCTTGTCCTCGCAGCGAACCGGGGCGATCGGTGCAATCTTCCCCGCTCTCGCGCTCGGCGACTTTGCCCGCGCGATCGACGCCATGCAGGATGCCTTGGCCGAGCGCAATTTCCTTCTGCTGCTCGCACGCTCCCGGTATGACGCCGATCTCGAATACCGGCTCGTACGCAAGCTGGCCGAGCGCGGCGTCGATGGGCTGATCCTTGTCGGCAGCACCCGTTCCCACGATTACGAGGATTTCCTGAGCAAGCTGGAAATTCCCTATGTCAATTCCTTCGTCTATCACGAGGGCAGCGAGGTGCCGTGCGTCGGTCCCGACAACCGGGCCGCAATGGCCGAGATGGCCGATTACCTCGTGTCGCTCGGCCACCGTCGATTCGGGATGATTGCTCAGACCACGCGCAACAACGACCGGGCCGCCGCACGCCGCGACGGCGTTCAGGAAGCTCTCGCGCGCTATGGCATCGCCATCCCGCCATCGGCCATGCGGGAGGGAGAGTGGAGCATCGGCGAGGGCCGGCGTCTGTTCCGGCAGATCCTCGACTCTCCGTTGCGTCCCACGGCTGTGATCTGCGGCAACTCGCTGCTTGCCATTGGCGCGGTGCTCGAGGCCACCGCGCTCGGCATCCGGATTCCCGACGAGATGTCCATCGTCGGATATGACGACATTGAACCGATGTCCGAGCTGCCGGTTCCGATCACGACCGTGCGGGTCGCTTCCGACGAGGTCGGCCGGGTTGCCGCCAACACCATCGTTGACATGGTGGAAGGCGTCCCCGGAGTGGTCAGCCGCCGCATCCCGAGCGAGATCGTCGTGCGCGCCTCGTCGGGGCCAGCACCGTCCGAACAGCCCCTGTCATCCGCCGCCAGAACGGGTGCGCTGACTTGA